Proteins found in one Limnobaculum xujianqingii genomic segment:
- the dsdX gene encoding D-serine transporter DsdX, translating into MDSHLWVIGTLLTSIILIVFTIVKLKIHPFLALLLASFYVGALMGMNPLEMVNAIEGGIGGTLGFLAAVIGLGTILGKMMEISGAAERIGITLQRCRWLSPDVIMVLVGLVCGITLFVEVGVVLLIPLAFSIAKKTNTSLLKLAIPLCTALMAVHCIVPPHPAALFVTNKLGADIGSVIVYGLIVGLFASLIGGPLFLKFLGNRLPFKPVPAEFSDIEVRKEEDLPSLGATLFTVLLPIALMLIKTAAELNMTKGTTLYTVLEFVGNPITAMFIAAFVAYYILGIKRNMGMSTLLVKTEECFGSIANILLIIGAGGAFNGILKGSGLSDTLAIILSNLDMHPILLAWLVAIILHAAVGSATVAMMGATAIVSPMLPMYPDISPEIITLAIGSGAIGCTIVTDSLFWLVKQYCGATLNETFKYYTTATFIASLIALAGTFLLSYVV; encoded by the coding sequence ATGGACTCACATCTCTGGGTTATCGGTACTTTACTGACAAGTATCATTTTGATTGTTTTTACCATTGTAAAATTAAAGATTCACCCGTTCCTGGCGCTGCTGTTGGCAAGCTTCTACGTTGGTGCGCTAATGGGAATGAATCCGCTGGAAATGGTCAACGCCATTGAAGGCGGTATTGGCGGCACGCTGGGTTTCCTGGCGGCAGTCATTGGTTTAGGGACTATTCTGGGTAAGATGATGGAAATATCCGGTGCAGCAGAACGCATTGGTATCACCCTGCAACGCTGCCGCTGGCTCTCCCCTGATGTCATCATGGTGCTGGTTGGTCTGGTATGTGGTATCACGCTGTTTGTGGAAGTCGGTGTGGTATTACTTATTCCTCTGGCGTTCTCCATTGCTAAAAAGACCAATACCTCCTTATTAAAACTGGCTATTCCTCTGTGTACCGCACTGATGGCGGTACACTGTATTGTTCCTCCGCATCCGGCGGCACTGTTCGTTACCAATAAACTGGGTGCCGATATTGGCTCGGTCATTGTGTACGGCCTGATTGTTGGTCTGTTTGCTTCACTGATCGGCGGCCCGCTGTTCCTGAAGTTTTTAGGCAACCGTCTGCCGTTTAAACCAGTTCCGGCCGAGTTCTCCGATATCGAAGTACGTAAAGAAGAAGATTTACCTTCGCTGGGCGCCACGTTATTTACCGTTCTGCTACCTATTGCACTGATGCTAATCAAAACCGCCGCAGAACTGAACATGACCAAGGGCACCACCCTGTATACCGTGCTGGAGTTTGTCGGTAACCCAATTACCGCCATGTTTATTGCAGCGTTCGTGGCCTATTACATTCTGGGTATTAAACGCAACATGGGTATGAGCACCCTGCTGGTAAAAACCGAAGAGTGCTTTGGTTCTATTGCTAACATCCTGTTGATTATCGGTGCTGGCGGTGCGTTTAACGGTATTTTGAAAGGCAGCGGCCTGAGCGATACGCTGGCGATTATTCTGTCGAATCTGGATATGCATCCAATTCTGCTGGCCTGGCTGGTAGCTATCATCCTGCACGCCGCAGTAGGTTCTGCCACCGTTGCCATGATGGGCGCAACGGCGATTGTTTCTCCAATGCTGCCAATGTATCCGGATATCAGCCCTGAAATCATTACATTAGCTATCGGTTCCGGCGCTATCGGCTGTACCATTGTGACCGATTCTCTGTTCTGGTTGGTGAAACAATACTGCGGAGCAACCCTGAACGAAACCTTCAAGTATTACACCACGGCAACCTTTATCGCCTCGCTGATTGCCCTGGCTGGCACATTCCTCCTTTCTTACGTGGTTTAA
- the dsdC gene encoding DNA-binding transcriptional regulator DsdC — translation MYTEDSYLARNRLLNSYQLSKLHTFEAAARHSSFAMAADELSLSPSAVSHRINGLEEELGIKLFQRFHRKIELTPEGQRVYWALKSSLEYLNQEILEIKNQELSGNLTVYSRPSIAQCWLVPKLADFGRQYPSISLNILTGNENVNFRGYGIDLAIYFDDKTPEKLACQHLMDESMVPVCSPEYAEQHQLQGNIHNLKHCTLLHDRQAWSYDSDTDEWSSWARHFNVTLEADRHSMGFDRSDLAIIAAINHAGVAMGRKKLVNKRLANNELVMPFPEMEVMCEQRYYIATLPERRDPKIDAFIGWLRAVV, via the coding sequence ATGTATACCGAAGACAGTTACCTTGCCAGAAATCGACTGCTGAACAGTTATCAGTTATCAAAACTTCACACCTTTGAGGCAGCTGCACGCCACAGCTCTTTCGCCATGGCAGCGGATGAACTTAGCCTTAGCCCCAGCGCCGTTAGTCATCGGATTAATGGGCTGGAAGAAGAGCTGGGCATTAAGTTGTTTCAACGTTTTCATCGTAAAATTGAGCTGACGCCAGAAGGGCAGCGGGTTTACTGGGCGCTGAAGTCATCTTTGGAGTATCTGAATCAGGAAATTCTGGAGATTAAAAACCAGGAGCTGTCGGGTAATCTGACGGTATATTCCCGTCCCTCTATCGCTCAGTGCTGGCTGGTGCCCAAACTGGCAGATTTTGGTCGTCAGTATCCTTCCATTAGCCTGAATATTCTCACCGGCAATGAAAACGTAAATTTTCGCGGTTACGGTATCGATCTGGCGATCTATTTTGATGATAAAACGCCGGAAAAGCTGGCCTGTCAGCATCTGATGGATGAGTCGATGGTGCCGGTATGTAGCCCGGAATATGCTGAGCAGCATCAATTGCAGGGAAATATCCATAACCTGAAGCACTGCACATTGCTGCACGACAGACAGGCGTGGAGTTATGATTCAGATACCGATGAATGGAGCTCATGGGCCCGACACTTTAACGTCACGTTAGAGGCAGATCGACACAGTATGGGGTTCGATCGTTCCGACTTGGCAATTATTGCGGCGATTAACCACGCGGGTGTGGCAATGGGCAGGAAGAAGCTGGTGAATAAACGACTGGCGAATAACGAACTGGTAATGCCATTCCCTGAAATGGAAGTGATGTGTGAACAGCGCTATTACATCGCAACATTGCCGGAACGTAGGGACCCTAAAATTGATGCGTTTATTGGCTGGTTAAGGGCGGTGGTGTGA
- a CDS encoding IS1 family transposase, whose product MSFKLKRTQPICHICGRNDSTKKYGIGKAGQQRYYCMNCGKTFQTTYIYKGKEFNIAAQVEILWEKSHSVEEISTALQVPLVKVKAVVALLEKDNV is encoded by the coding sequence ATGAGCTTTAAGTTAAAGAGAACGCAACCTATATGCCATATTTGTGGTAGAAATGATAGCACAAAAAAATATGGTATCGGTAAGGCCGGACAGCAACGTTATTATTGTATGAACTGTGGTAAAACGTTTCAGACAACCTATATATACAAAGGTAAAGAATTTAATATTGCCGCTCAGGTGGAGATACTATGGGAGAAGAGCCATTCTGTTGAGGAAATCAGTACTGCGCTTCAGGTACCTTTGGTGAAAGTGAAAGCGGTTGTTGCGCTGTTAGAAAAAGATAATGTGTAG
- a CDS encoding LysR substrate-binding domain-containing protein: protein MNFLLLLRRQAKYQAQRCNISQSSMTISLQNLEKILGAKLYTRHAKGIRLTGFGISFLEHARQIMDSVQTALYSATQQPHALVGEIRIGITDTIAAYLMPNVLQAMDQRFPALSMILFEDDQEGLERALLAETIDFALMVTSNYQLTPATGVTPLLRSKQKLWIAPHHPLQKKEEISLVDIAEQHYLLLDMEGHIAMADMFWGEYQLSPNIKLQTKSIEAVRSMIALGLGVSILSDFSYRPWSLEGNRIIRRDISEQIPDLVVGAVWIAGKPLASQVQETIDFIKNMVDPPSSL from the coding sequence TTGAATTTTTTATTGCTGTTGCGGAGACAGGCAAAATATCAAGCGCAGCGGTGTAATATTTCACAATCCTCAATGACTATCTCACTCCAAAACCTGGAGAAGATACTGGGGGCAAAACTGTATACCCGTCATGCCAAAGGGATTCGGCTTACCGGTTTTGGGATATCTTTTTTAGAACATGCCCGGCAGATTATGGATTCGGTGCAAACCGCCCTCTATTCTGCCACTCAACAACCTCATGCTTTAGTCGGGGAAATCCGTATTGGTATAACCGATACCATCGCCGCTTATCTCATGCCGAATGTCCTTCAGGCTATGGATCAGCGTTTTCCTGCACTATCTATGATTTTATTTGAAGACGATCAGGAGGGACTGGAGAGAGCACTGCTGGCAGAAACCATCGATTTCGCACTGATGGTAACATCAAACTATCAACTAACCCCTGCTACCGGTGTCACGCCATTATTACGCTCTAAACAAAAACTTTGGATCGCGCCTCACCATCCACTACAGAAAAAAGAGGAAATATCCTTAGTCGATATTGCTGAGCAACATTACCTGCTATTGGATATGGAAGGGCATATCGCAATGGCCGATATGTTTTGGGGGGAATACCAGCTTAGTCCCAACATAAAGCTGCAAACTAAATCCATTGAGGCCGTTCGCAGCATGATTGCACTCGGACTGGGTGTCTCAATTCTGTCCGATTTTTCCTACAGGCCCTGGTCGCTGGAGGGTAATCGTATTATTCGACGAGATATTAGCGAACAAATTCCCGATCTGGTGGTAGGTGCGGTATGGATTGCAGGTAAACCGTTAGCTTCACAAGTACAAGAAACCATTGATTTTATAAAAAATATGGTCGATCCCCCCTCATCGCTTTAA
- a CDS encoding IS1 family transposase, whose protein sequence is MKISSKKIQPMCHICGRNDGTKKYGVGAAGQQRYYCMNCGKTFQTTYIYKGKEFNIAAQVEMLWEKSHSVEEISTALQVPLVKVKAVVTRLEKDNV, encoded by the coding sequence ATGAAGATTAGCTCAAAGAAAATACAACCAATGTGCCACATTTGCGGCAGAAACGACGGCACTAAGAAGTATGGTGTTGGGGCGGCCGGGCAGCAGCGTTATTATTGTATGAACTGTGGTAAAACGTTTCAGACAACCTATATATACAAAGGTAAAGAGTTCAATATTGCCGCTCAGGTGGAGATGCTATGGGAGAAGAGCCATTCTGTTGAGGAAATCAGTACGGCGCTTCAGGTACCTTTGGTGAAGGTGAAAGCGGTTGTGACACGGTTAGAAAAAGATAATGTGTAG